The Saccopteryx leptura isolate mSacLep1 chromosome 2, mSacLep1_pri_phased_curated, whole genome shotgun sequence genome has a window encoding:
- the RHBG gene encoding LOW QUALITY PROTEIN: ammonium transporter Rh type B (The sequence of the model RefSeq protein was modified relative to this genomic sequence to represent the inferred CDS: inserted 1 base in 1 codon; deleted 2 bases in 2 codons; substituted 2 bases at 2 genomic stop codons), producing MVFMGFGFLMAFLQRXGLNSMGFTFLLLATFALQWSTLTQGFLHSFYGSHIHVGVERWAAMINADFCTGAVLISFGAVLDKTRPVQLMLMVLLEVALFGIKEFVLLSLLGLSLDEDGVKDAGGSMTIHTFGAYFRLVLSQSLHRPXLKKSKHCQESIYSSDLVAMIGTIFLWIFRPNFNSALTVLGDGQHQTVLNMSNSLTAGPLSNFXLSALFRGDGRLDMEWVQNAALAGGIVVGTSSEMMLTSLGALAAGLAETVSTLGCKFFMPILESKFKVQTHLHGMPGVWGALLEVLMAGLATHEAYGDDLQNVFPRSVEGQRSAPSQAMHQLFRWFVTLTFASVGGDLGGLCQRLPFLDVLLHAQCYEDQIYWEVLGEHEDEVQGPLKEEEPDAQV from the exons ATGGTGTTCATGGGCTTCGGCTTCCTCATGGCCTTCCTGCAGCGTTAGGGCTTGAACAGCATGGGCTTCACCTTCCTCCTG CTGGCTACCTTTGCCCTGCAGTGGTCCACACTCACCCAGGGCTTCCTGCACTCTTTCTATGGCAGCCACATCCATGTTGGTGTGGAGAGGTGGGCAGCA ATGATCAATGCTGACTTCTGCACTGGGGCAGTACTCATCTCATTTGGTGCTGTGCTGGACAAGACCAGGCCAGTCCAGCTGATGCTCATGGTCCTGCTGGAGGTGGCATTGTTTGGCATCAAAGAGTTTGTGCTCCTTAGTCTCCTGGGACTGAGTCTGGATGAGGATGGA GTCAAGGATGCAGGAGGCTCCATGACCATTCACACCTTTGGTGCCTACTTTCGGTTGGTCCTCTCACAGTCCCTCCATAGGCCTTAGCTGAAGAAGAGCAAGCATTGCCAGGAATCCATCTACAGTTCGGACCTCGTTGCCATGATTG GAACCATCTTCCTGTGGATCTTCCGGCCTAATTTCAACTCTGCACTCACTGTGCTGGGGGATGGACAGCACCAGACAGTCCTCAACATGTCCAACTCCCTGACTGCAGGCCCGCTCAGCAACT GCCTGTCAGCACTCTTCAGGGGGGATGGGCGGCTGGACATGGAATGGG TCCAGAATGCAGCACTGGCTGGAGGGATTGTGGTGGGGACATCAAGTGAAATGATGCTGACATCTTTGGGTGCTCTAGCAGCCGGCTTGGCTGAAACTGTTTCCACGCTGGGGTGTAAGTTCTTCATG CCCATTCTTGAGTCAAAATTCAAAGTTCAAACACATCTTCATGGGATGCCTGGGGTCTGGGGAGCCCTACTGGAGGTCCTCATGGCTGGGCTGGCCACCCATGAAGCTTACGGAGATGA CCTACAGAATGTGTTTCCACGCTCAGTTGAGGGCCAGCGCAGTGCC CCATCTCAGGCCATGCACCAGCTTTTCAGATGGTTTGTCACACTGACGTTTGCATCTGTGGGCGGGGACCTTGGag GGCTCTGCCAGAGGCTGCCCTTCCTGGATGTCCTCCTACATGCTCAGTGTTATGAGGACCAGATTTACTGGGAG GTGCTTGGGGAGCATGAGGATGAAGTCCAGGGACCTCTGAAGGAGGAGGAACCAGACGCTCAGGTCTAA